A region from the Arthrobacter gengyunqii genome encodes:
- a CDS encoding energy-coupling factor ABC transporter ATP-binding protein, with protein sequence MVRIRLRDVSVLRSPDPSSLPAAGGLDAGSTPGPILHPLNLDLDEPRIAVIGANGSGKSTLLKLLNGLLAPDTGTVTVDGLDTLRHGNRVRRRVGFVFTDPLSQLVMPTGRDDVELSLRASIRNRTERRAAAEERLAAFGLLELADRSIYDLSGGERQLMALASVLAVEPDVLVADEPSTLLDLRNTAGLRRIFAGLPQQIIYTTHDLDFAADAERILVVEDGRIVFDGAPHAALAAYRTLALGSGSGPAMQGTQ encoded by the coding sequence ATGGTCCGGATCCGCCTGCGGGACGTGTCAGTGCTCCGCTCCCCCGACCCTTCTTCCCTGCCCGCCGCCGGCGGCCTTGACGCCGGCAGCACCCCCGGTCCGATCCTCCACCCCTTGAACCTGGATCTGGACGAACCCCGGATCGCGGTCATCGGCGCCAACGGCTCCGGAAAATCGACGCTGCTGAAACTGCTCAACGGACTGTTGGCCCCGGACACCGGCACGGTGACTGTGGACGGCCTGGACACGCTGCGGCACGGCAACCGGGTCCGCCGCCGGGTGGGTTTTGTCTTCACCGATCCCCTCTCCCAGCTGGTCATGCCCACTGGGCGCGACGACGTCGAGCTCTCCCTGCGCGCGTCCATCCGCAACCGGACGGAGCGGAGGGCCGCGGCGGAGGAGAGATTGGCGGCCTTCGGACTGCTGGAACTGGCGGACCGCAGCATCTATGACCTGTCCGGCGGAGAACGGCAGCTGATGGCACTGGCCTCGGTGCTGGCCGTTGAACCGGACGTCCTGGTGGCCGATGAGCCCAGCACCCTGCTGGACCTGCGCAACACCGCCGGGCTCCGCCGGATCTTTGCCGGATTGCCGCAGCAGATCATCTACACCACGCATGATCTGGACTTCGCCGCCGATGCGGAACGGATCCTGGTGGTTGAGGACGGCAGGATCGTGTTCGACGGCGCCCCCCATGCCGCGCTGGCCGCCTACCGAACCCTGGCGTTGGGATCCGGCAGCGGGCCGGCCATGCAGGGTACGCAGTGA
- a CDS encoding HAD family hydrolase, whose product MSRSGTWYLFDYGMVLSTQPEPADWAALERETGTQLAAASSPYWRHREDYDAGTHTPAEYWTRVLGAPVSAEQLQVLEDLDAKQWAHLNPDTMAVLETLSGEGAQLALLSNMPARMSARYLQESPWAAHFARTYFSGQLGMIKPDRRIFVHVLDELGAAPEDVVFIDDNVRNIEAARALGLQTVHFGPRTDLRRELAK is encoded by the coding sequence TTGTCCCGTTCCGGAACCTGGTATCTGTTCGACTACGGCATGGTTCTTTCCACCCAACCGGAACCGGCTGACTGGGCTGCGCTGGAACGGGAAACCGGGACGCAGCTGGCAGCGGCGTCGAGTCCCTACTGGAGGCACCGGGAGGATTACGACGCCGGCACCCATACGCCCGCCGAATACTGGACCCGGGTGCTGGGCGCCCCGGTGAGCGCGGAGCAGCTGCAGGTGCTGGAGGATCTGGACGCCAAGCAGTGGGCGCACCTGAATCCGGACACCATGGCTGTGCTGGAAACCCTGTCCGGTGAGGGCGCGCAGCTGGCGCTGCTCTCCAACATGCCGGCCCGGATGTCCGCCCGCTACCTTCAGGAATCCCCGTGGGCAGCGCACTTCGCCCGCACCTACTTCAGCGGGCAGCTGGGCATGATCAAGCCTGACCGCCGGATTTTCGTTCATGTTCTGGACGAGTTGGGAGCTGCTCCTGAAGACGTTGTCTTCATTGACGACAACGTCCGGAACATTGAGGCTGCCCGGGCGCTGGGTCTGCAGACGGTACATTTCGGCCCGAGAACGGATCTGCGGCGCGAGCTGGCGAAATAA
- a CDS encoding ACT domain-containing protein, which translates to MPDRYVMVQLDAREKLPSWSTGIVSFSSITRTQSELSLIVPRQAVPAEVKVDGEWDCLGIGQQFSLDIPGIAASVASPLAAAGLSVFVVATVDTDYFLVRDAAAAAAALRAAGHSVTLLVDEPV; encoded by the coding sequence ATGCCTGACCGCTATGTCATGGTCCAGCTGGATGCACGGGAGAAGCTGCCGTCATGGTCCACCGGCATCGTCAGCTTCTCCTCCATCACCCGGACGCAAAGCGAGCTCTCCCTCATCGTGCCCCGGCAGGCCGTCCCCGCGGAGGTCAAAGTCGACGGCGAGTGGGACTGCCTGGGCATTGGCCAGCAGTTTTCCCTGGATATCCCCGGGATCGCCGCCTCAGTGGCGTCGCCCCTGGCAGCCGCCGGCCTCAGCGTATTCGTAGTGGCAACGGTGGACACCGACTACTTTTTGGTACGGGATGCTGCGGCTGCAGCTGCCGCTCTGCGGGCAGCCGGCCACAGCGTCACACTGCTGGTCGATGAGCCGGTCTAG
- a CDS encoding energy-coupling factor transporter transmembrane component T, giving the protein MRGSAHLLGAYRAGRSPVHRAPLGLKAAAVVVLSAVLLTFRSLPLLGAALLLVLGAYAAARLLPEAWRPLKLMWPVLLLLGAFQAWSSGPAAALLVVGNIVSCVAAARLLTLTTPLQELLDGLVALAGPFRFVGADPERFGLTLALMMRSIPFLLGSAQDVRHSAMARGLERNPRALTVPVVIRAVAYAQQTGDALAARGIGEAAGTPKAPEHQHADGRGIIAE; this is encoded by the coding sequence GTGAGGGGCTCGGCTCACCTGCTCGGCGCCTACCGCGCCGGACGATCCCCCGTGCACCGGGCGCCGCTGGGGCTGAAGGCTGCCGCCGTCGTCGTGCTGTCCGCTGTTCTTCTCACCTTTCGTTCGCTGCCGCTGCTGGGCGCAGCACTCCTGCTGGTTCTCGGAGCGTATGCCGCAGCGAGGCTGCTTCCGGAAGCGTGGCGCCCCCTGAAACTGATGTGGCCGGTCCTCCTGCTGCTGGGCGCCTTCCAGGCGTGGTCCAGCGGACCTGCCGCGGCGTTGCTGGTGGTGGGGAACATTGTGTCCTGCGTGGCTGCCGCCCGGCTGTTGACCCTCACCACGCCCCTGCAGGAACTGCTGGACGGCCTGGTGGCCTTGGCCGGCCCATTCCGCTTTGTCGGTGCGGATCCGGAACGATTTGGGTTGACGCTGGCCCTGATGATGCGCAGCATCCCGTTCCTGCTCGGCTCAGCTCAGGACGTGCGCCACTCCGCCATGGCGCGCGGCCTGGAGCGGAACCCCCGTGCCCTCACTGTTCCCGTGGTCATCCGAGCCGTGGCCTACGCCCAGCAGACCGGCGACGCCCTGGCTGCCCGCGGCATCGGCGAGGCCGCCGGAACTCCGAAGGCACCTGAACACCAGCATGCTGACGGTCGGGGGATAATTGCGGAATGA
- a CDS encoding biotin transporter BioY has translation MSTSSAKAAAPSPRGQALRRHWTATDLSLIAVFAALVASFSLLPGVPLGAGVPITLQTLAVMLAGIILGASRGAAAVALFLAAGLAGLPVFSGFSGGLGVLAGPSAGYLLAFVPASFTVGLLSRAALRRGRRTRFLLLFASAMAASFIFVHPMGIAGLMLNAKLEFPAALAADMAFWPGDVLKNLLAAAVGVSVFTAFPRLAAKSR, from the coding sequence ATGAGCACTTCGTCCGCCAAAGCTGCGGCTCCTTCCCCCCGGGGGCAGGCCCTCCGTCGGCACTGGACCGCTACGGACCTCTCCCTGATTGCCGTCTTTGCTGCTTTGGTTGCCTCGTTCTCGCTGCTGCCCGGCGTTCCCCTGGGCGCCGGGGTTCCCATTACGCTCCAGACCCTGGCCGTGATGTTGGCCGGCATCATTCTGGGAGCTTCCCGCGGAGCCGCCGCCGTTGCCCTGTTCCTGGCGGCGGGCCTGGCCGGGCTCCCCGTCTTCAGCGGGTTCAGCGGAGGCCTGGGAGTGCTGGCCGGTCCCTCGGCCGGTTACCTGTTGGCCTTTGTGCCCGCCTCCTTCACTGTAGGACTGCTGTCACGGGCGGCCCTGCGCCGCGGCCGCCGAACGCGTTTCCTGCTGCTGTTCGCATCCGCCATGGCCGCCAGCTTTATCTTCGTTCACCCGATGGGCATCGCCGGGCTGATGCTCAACGCCAAGCTCGAATTCCCGGCGGCGCTGGCCGCTGACATGGCATTCTGGCCGGGCGATGTGCTCAAGAACCTGCTCGCGGCAGCCGTGGGCGTCAGCGTTTTCACGGCCTTCCCCCGCCTGGCAGCCAAGAGCCGCTGA
- a CDS encoding ABC-F family ATP-binding cassette domain-containing protein produces MISVSNLELRAGARLLMEAVSFRVDKGDKIGLVGRNGAGKTTLTKVLAGEALPAAGHVKRAGEIGYLPQDPRTPDMEQLGRDRILSARGLDKVSAQLKKCQDEMASDDPKISQKAMNRYDRLEAEFLSAGGYAAESEAATITANLALPDRLLNQPLSTLSGGQRRRVELARILYSDAETMLLDEPTNHLDADSISWLREFLKNHTGGLIVISHDTALLEATVNKVFSLDANRATIDIYNMDWKRYKIQRETDERARKRERANTEKKAGILLAQANKMKARASGASAAQSMLKRVDRLMGGLDAVRATDRVAALRFPDPAPCGKTPMMAEGLSKSYGSLEIFTDVDLAIDRGSKVVILGLNGAGKTTLLRMLAGVDTPDTGKIIPGHGLKVGYYAQEHETLDTERTVLENMRSSAPDMDDAEVRSVLGSFMFSGDDVEKKAGVLSGGEKTRLALATIVASSANVLLLDEPTNNLDPASRAEILGALSSYSGAVVMVSHDEGAVAALNPERVVLLPDGDEDHWNEDYLDLVTLA; encoded by the coding sequence GTGATTTCCGTATCTAATCTCGAGCTCCGTGCCGGCGCACGTTTGCTCATGGAAGCGGTTTCATTCCGTGTGGACAAAGGCGACAAGATTGGATTGGTGGGCCGCAACGGCGCGGGCAAAACCACTCTGACCAAGGTTCTGGCCGGCGAGGCGCTGCCCGCCGCAGGGCATGTGAAGCGCGCCGGCGAGATTGGCTACCTCCCGCAGGACCCCCGCACACCTGACATGGAGCAGCTGGGGCGCGACCGCATCCTGTCCGCCCGCGGCCTGGACAAGGTTTCCGCGCAGCTAAAGAAGTGCCAGGACGAGATGGCCAGTGATGACCCCAAAATCTCGCAGAAGGCCATGAACCGCTATGACCGCCTGGAGGCCGAGTTCCTCTCCGCCGGCGGATATGCGGCAGAGTCTGAGGCAGCAACCATCACCGCCAACCTGGCGCTGCCGGACCGGCTGCTGAACCAGCCCCTGAGCACCCTATCCGGCGGCCAGCGCCGCCGTGTGGAGCTGGCACGGATCCTGTATTCCGATGCCGAAACCATGCTCCTCGATGAGCCCACCAACCACCTGGACGCCGACTCCATCTCCTGGCTGCGGGAGTTCCTGAAGAACCACACCGGCGGCCTGATCGTGATCAGCCACGACACCGCGCTCCTGGAAGCAACCGTCAACAAGGTCTTCAGCCTGGACGCCAACCGTGCCACGATTGACATCTACAACATGGACTGGAAGCGCTACAAGATCCAGCGCGAAACCGATGAGCGCGCCCGCAAGCGTGAGCGCGCCAACACCGAGAAGAAGGCCGGAATCCTGCTGGCCCAGGCCAACAAGATGAAGGCCCGCGCCTCCGGTGCCTCCGCCGCACAGAGCATGCTCAAGCGCGTGGACCGGCTGATGGGCGGGCTCGACGCCGTCCGCGCCACCGACCGGGTCGCAGCCCTGCGTTTCCCGGATCCGGCACCCTGCGGCAAGACGCCCATGATGGCCGAGGGCCTGAGCAAGAGCTACGGCTCGCTGGAAATCTTCACCGACGTGGACCTCGCGATCGACCGCGGTTCCAAGGTGGTTATCCTGGGCCTGAACGGTGCAGGCAAGACGACGCTGCTGCGCATGCTCGCCGGTGTGGACACCCCGGACACCGGAAAGATCATTCCCGGCCATGGCCTGAAGGTGGGTTACTACGCCCAGGAGCACGAAACGCTGGACACCGAACGTACGGTTCTCGAGAACATGCGCTCTTCCGCTCCGGACATGGACGATGCCGAAGTACGCAGCGTGCTGGGCTCGTTCATGTTCAGCGGCGACGACGTCGAGAAGAAGGCCGGGGTGCTCTCCGGCGGTGAGAAGACCCGTTTGGCGCTGGCCACCATCGTGGCCTCCTCGGCCAACGTCCTGCTGCTCGATGAGCCCACCAACAACCTCGACCCCGCTTCCCGCGCGGAGATCCTGGGCGCCCTAAGCAGCTATTCAGGCGCAGTGGTCATGGTCAGCCACGATGAGGGCGCCGTGGCGGCGCTTAACCCGGAGCGGGTTGTGCTGCTGCCCGACGGCGACGAGGACCACTGGAACGAAGATTACCTGGACCTGGTGACGCTGGCCTAA
- a CDS encoding metal-sulfur cluster assembly factor, translating into MSEPNLAQTSLEDIEEALKDVIDPELGVNVVDLGLLYGLRYADDGALLIDMTLTTAACPLTDVIEEQVGQALDGVVDDWRLSWVWMPPWGPEKITDDGRDQMRALGFNI; encoded by the coding sequence ATGAGTGAGCCGAACCTGGCCCAGACGTCCCTGGAGGACATCGAAGAGGCCCTGAAGGACGTCATCGACCCCGAGCTGGGCGTGAACGTCGTTGACCTGGGGCTGCTCTACGGCCTGCGGTATGCGGACGACGGCGCGCTGCTGATCGACATGACGCTGACCACCGCCGCCTGCCCGCTCACCGATGTCATCGAAGAGCAGGTTGGCCAGGCACTGGACGGCGTTGTGGATGACTGGCGCCTGAGCTGGGTCTGGATGCCGCCGTGGGGTCCCGAGAAGATCACTGACGACGGCCGCGACCAGATGCGCGCGCTGGGCTTCAACATCTAG
- the ypfJ gene encoding KPN_02809 family neutral zinc metallopeptidase yields the protein MSFNENARLDSSRVSDRRGKGKGIAVGGGLGGGLILILSLIFGSDVVDGLGLSDGGSPAGAGSGYSESISECLDGADANERLDCRIVGTAESLDSYWGPALAAEGMTYTEPGVALFSGRTDTACGSATSAVGPFYCPADEQTYYDTAFFDELVAQYGASGGPLAQEYVVAHEFGHHIQNLTGVLGASASDPRGADSAAVRTELQADCYAGLWAGNAASVPAPGSAEPFLAELTATDIQDALSAASAIGDDRIQSMATGQVNPESWTHGSGDQRQAWFMQGYDGGSIASCDTFSAADLDNP from the coding sequence ATGAGTTTTAACGAAAATGCACGGCTTGACTCCTCCCGGGTCAGCGACCGGCGGGGCAAAGGCAAAGGTATTGCTGTGGGCGGGGGGCTCGGCGGTGGGCTGATCCTGATCCTGTCACTGATCTTCGGATCGGATGTGGTGGACGGCCTGGGCCTGAGCGACGGCGGCAGTCCCGCCGGGGCCGGCTCCGGCTATTCGGAGAGCATCTCCGAATGCCTGGACGGGGCGGACGCGAACGAGCGCCTGGACTGCCGGATTGTCGGAACCGCCGAGAGCCTGGACAGCTACTGGGGTCCGGCGTTGGCGGCCGAAGGAATGACCTACACCGAACCGGGCGTTGCCCTCTTCAGCGGACGCACCGACACCGCCTGCGGATCAGCGACCAGCGCTGTTGGCCCCTTCTACTGCCCGGCGGATGAGCAGACCTACTATGACACGGCGTTCTTCGATGAGCTCGTGGCCCAATACGGTGCCTCCGGCGGCCCGCTGGCGCAGGAGTACGTGGTGGCCCACGAGTTTGGGCACCACATCCAGAACCTGACCGGCGTGCTGGGTGCTTCGGCGTCCGATCCGCGCGGTGCCGATTCCGCAGCGGTGCGGACCGAACTGCAGGCAGACTGCTACGCCGGACTCTGGGCGGGCAACGCCGCTTCGGTGCCGGCCCCGGGCAGCGCCGAACCCTTCCTGGCGGAGTTGACGGCAACGGACATTCAGGATGCCCTCTCGGCCGCGTCAGCGATTGGTGATGACCGGATCCAGTCCATGGCCACCGGCCAAGTGAATCCGGAGAGCTGGACGCACGGCTCCGGCGACCAGCGGCAGGCCTGGTTCATGCAGGGCTACGACGGCGGCAGCATCGCCTCCTGTGACACGTTCAGCGCTGCGGATCTGGACAACCCCTAG
- a CDS encoding ATP-binding protein translates to MHSASNPYSPGAGRRPFELAGRTALINDFDLVISRAASGRTDRGIVLHGLHGVGKTVLLTEFRRRAEEAGFLVVSLEGRDAEGGPKAIRAKLARGLLQAGRKAHSRGGTPALAVALGTIASFAAGLQVSGIDVGVGARHGRGDSGAFAVDFEETVEDTAVALAERKSALILVVDEMQNLDAGLLSALLGAQHQAGQRDWPFYLVAAGLPNLPAVLNQSQRYAEGLFTYRRVGALDREDSGIALVAPAAEQGVSYDPQALDLLLNAAGGYPYFLQEYGSAAWESAPRKRITADDAKVAVEVGRAQLDQGFFPLRWRRSTKAEREFLRLMAMDGAGGSSTATLAARAGKKMTSMTMTRGSLIRKGIIYAPELGQVSFTVPGMADYVRRVTA, encoded by the coding sequence ATGCACAGTGCCTCGAACCCGTACTCACCAGGAGCCGGCCGCCGCCCTTTCGAACTGGCCGGCAGAACAGCCCTGATCAATGATTTTGACCTCGTGATTTCCCGGGCGGCCTCGGGGCGTACGGACCGGGGGATAGTGCTGCACGGTTTGCACGGAGTAGGTAAGACCGTGCTGCTAACAGAGTTCCGCAGGAGGGCGGAAGAGGCAGGCTTCCTCGTCGTCTCGCTGGAGGGAAGGGATGCCGAAGGCGGCCCCAAGGCCATCCGTGCAAAGCTCGCCCGTGGACTGCTGCAGGCGGGCCGCAAGGCGCATTCCCGCGGCGGCACGCCTGCCCTGGCAGTTGCCCTGGGAACCATTGCTTCGTTTGCGGCGGGCCTTCAGGTCAGCGGGATCGATGTTGGTGTCGGCGCCCGGCATGGCAGGGGCGACTCCGGCGCCTTCGCCGTCGACTTCGAGGAGACGGTGGAGGACACCGCCGTGGCTCTGGCGGAACGGAAATCGGCACTGATCCTGGTCGTGGATGAAATGCAGAACCTGGACGCGGGCCTCCTGTCTGCGCTGCTGGGGGCGCAGCATCAGGCCGGCCAGCGGGACTGGCCGTTCTATCTGGTGGCGGCTGGACTGCCGAATCTGCCGGCAGTCCTGAACCAGTCCCAGCGGTATGCCGAGGGGTTGTTTACCTACCGGAGGGTGGGCGCCCTGGACCGTGAAGACTCCGGCATCGCATTGGTTGCTCCCGCGGCGGAGCAGGGGGTCTCCTATGATCCCCAGGCGCTGGATCTGCTGCTCAACGCTGCGGGCGGGTACCCGTATTTCCTGCAGGAGTACGGTTCGGCAGCGTGGGAGTCGGCCCCTCGGAAGCGGATTACTGCGGACGATGCGAAGGTGGCCGTCGAAGTGGGGCGCGCCCAGCTGGACCAGGGGTTTTTCCCCCTGCGGTGGCGCAGGTCCACCAAGGCCGAACGCGAGTTCCTGCGGCTCATGGCGATGGACGGCGCCGGGGGATCAAGCACAGCCACCTTGGCTGCCCGTGCCGGCAAGAAAATGACGTCCATGACGATGACCCGGGGATCCCTGATCCGCAAGGGCATCATCTACGCCCCCGAATTGGGCCAGGTGTCCTTCACCGTGCCCGGAATGGCGGACTATGTGCGAAGGGTCACCGCTTAG
- a CDS encoding nuclear transport factor 2 family protein yields the protein MNTAPHFHDDYMAAWNEAMASGDSAPIEAFLSPDYHGWLGHVAAMAHPFDGDAARKGFLDAVSGMRGSTVHAAFRTVAPRGPDEAVVCYEMTYRSGPAVTGRALLMESWQLADNRWTLRRDFTEVNIGEPAAQQ from the coding sequence ATGAACACTGCTCCGCATTTTCACGATGACTACATGGCGGCCTGGAACGAGGCCATGGCTTCCGGGGACAGCGCCCCCATCGAGGCCTTTCTGTCACCGGATTATCACGGCTGGCTGGGACACGTTGCAGCCATGGCCCATCCGTTTGACGGCGACGCCGCGCGGAAGGGTTTCCTGGACGCGGTCTCGGGCATGCGCGGCAGCACCGTGCATGCCGCGTTCCGGACCGTTGCTCCCCGGGGGCCCGATGAGGCCGTCGTCTGCTACGAAATGACCTACCGCAGCGGCCCCGCGGTCACCGGCAGGGCCCTGCTGATGGAATCCTGGCAGCTGGCGGACAACCGGTGGACGCTCCGGCGTGATTTTACCGAGGTCAATATCGGAGAGCCGGCAGCGCAGCAGTGA